Part of the Pseudodesulfovibrio mercurii genome is shown below.
CAGCCAGTTCCTGCGCGTGGTGCCGCGCGTCCCGGCCCTGGACGTGGTGGCCGAGCCCCTGGTCGGCCCGACCGGGGACCTCACGGCCGCCCGCGACCGGGCCGCCTTCCTGCTGCGGCGGCTGAACATCCCGTCCGCCCTGTGGTCCCTGCCCCCGGCCACCTTCTCCGGCGGCGAGCAGCAGCGGGTCAACATCGCGCGCGGCTTCAGCGTGGAATACCCGATCCTGCTCCTGGACGAGCCCACCGCCTCCCTGGACGCCGAGAACCGGCGCGTGGTGGTCTCCCTCATCAACGAGGCCAAGGCCCGGGGCACGGCCGTGGTCGGCATCTTCCACGACGAGGAGGTGCGCGACCTGGTGGCCGACCGGCTGTTCGAGATGCGCAGCTTCAAGGAGGCCGCATGACCCGCGAACGCATCCTCAAGAACGCCCGCATCGTCCTGCGCGACGAGATCATGACCGGCGCGGTCCGGCTGGCGGACGGGGTCATCACGTCCATCGACCCCGGCACGTGCAACGTGACCAACGCCGAGGACATGGGCAACGACTACCTCCTGCCCGGCTTCGTGGAGCTGCACACCGACAACCTGGAGCAGGAGTTGGAGCCCCGGCCGGGCGTGTTCTGGCCCGATCCCCTGGCCGCGGTCCTGGCCCACGACAACACCATGGCGGGCGCGGGCATCACCACGGTCCTCGACGCGGTGTCGCTCGGCGAATACCACGACGGACCCAAGCGCGCGCAGATGATGGACCTGTCCCTCAAGGCCCTGCGGCGGGCCCGGGCCACGGGCATCCTGCGGGCGGACCACCGGCTGCACCTGCGCTGCGAATTTTCCGACCCCAAGGTCCTGGACATGCTCCGGCCGCACATAGACGACCCGGTGCTCATGCTCGTCTCGCTCATGGACCACACGCCGGGCCAGCGCCAGTTCACGGACACGGACAAGTACCGGACATACTACAAGAAAGGCTGGAGCGACGAGGAGTTCGCCGAGATCGCCCGGCGTCTGCGGGCCACCCAGGCGGCCTGCGCCGCGAGCAACCGACAGGCCATCGTGGACCT
Proteins encoded:
- the phnL gene encoding phosphonate C-P lyase system protein PhnL codes for the protein MTTMISVRGLDKTFTLHTQGGTVIPVFSRLDLDVNAGECVALAGPSGAGKSSLICSLYGNYRPQAGSVAVRHEGGMVDIVTATPRQVLDIRRLTMGYVSQFLRVVPRVPALDVVAEPLVGPTGDLTAARDRAAFLLRRLNIPSALWSLPPATFSGGEQQRVNIARGFSVEYPILLLDEPTASLDAENRRVVVSLINEAKARGTAVVGIFHDEEVRDLVADRLFEMRSFKEAA
- a CDS encoding alpha-D-ribose 1-methylphosphonate 5-triphosphate diphosphatase, which codes for MTRERILKNARIVLRDEIMTGAVRLADGVITSIDPGTCNVTNAEDMGNDYLLPGFVELHTDNLEQELEPRPGVFWPDPLAAVLAHDNTMAGAGITTVLDAVSLGEYHDGPKRAQMMDLSLKALRRARATGILRADHRLHLRCEFSDPKVLDMLRPHIDDPVLMLVSLMDHTPGQRQFTDTDKYRTYYKKGWSDEEFAEIARRLRATQAACAASNRQAIVDLCRARTIPMASHDDTLPEHVAQAVAEGMAIAEFPTTRTAARLAREHGIRIVMGGPNLVRGASHSGNVSARELAEAGLLDIISSDYVPGSLVAGAFALHRQTGLSLPDAVARISANPADAVGLTDRGRIACGLRADLVRVREIEGVPAVLRTWSVGCSGKLEITTKNAA